In a genomic window of Oncorhynchus keta strain PuntledgeMale-10-30-2019 chromosome 28, Oket_V2, whole genome shotgun sequence:
- the LOC118360817 gene encoding pancreatic progenitor cell differentiation and proliferation factor, with amino-acid sequence MAAIPSTGSLIATHDYYRRRIGSTSSNSSCGSSEYAGEVIPHPPGLQRQDSGHWWSSFFFANKQNQPGSMVGSEQKSGTYTVNNGQVTCIAREMVLKRQLSESSDSGKMEHGSPPPS; translated from the exons ATGGCAGCAATTCCATCTACCGGCTCTCTCATCGCCACCCATGATTACTACAGAAGGCGCATAGGATCCACCTCTAGCAACAGCTCTTGTGGCAGTTCTGAGTATGCTGGCGAAGTCATTCCACACCCCCCAG GTCTGCAGAGACAGGACTCTGGTCACTGGTGGTCTTCTTTCTTCTTTGCAAACAAACAGAACCAGCCTGGCAGCATGGTTGGATCTGAACAGAA GAGTGGAACATACACGGTGAACAACGGTCAGGTGACTTGTATTGCCAGGGAGATGGTGTTGAAGAGGCAGCTCAGTGAAAGCAGCGACTCTGGGAAGATGGAACATGGGAGCCCACCACCCTCCTAA